A genome region from Triticum aestivum cultivar Chinese Spring chromosome 2B, IWGSC CS RefSeq v2.1, whole genome shotgun sequence includes the following:
- the LOC123042466 gene encoding 2-oxoglutarate-dependent dioxygenase 19-like, which produces MAASNGGALPVVDLAPFFAGDGAHDNSARARAIEAVRQAGQATGFFRAVNHGVPRELMARALELSAAFFALPDEEKAKVRPAEASNAPLPVGYARQPAHSADKNEYLLLFNPKLGLNHYPAEPAGLRGALEECFAKLADLGLLIQDILNECMGLPRGFLAEYNADRDFDFLTALRYFPATADENNGSSAHEDANCITFVLQDDVGGLEVLGVDGRWVPAEPVDGTIVVNVGDVLQVLSNKKFKSATHRVVRRPEAHRHSIVFFLNLHGDKWVEPLPEFAADVGEPPRYRGFRYNEYMQLRMRNKSHPPSRPEDVVHITHYEI; this is translated from the coding sequence ATGGCGGCCAGCAACGGCGGCGCTCTCCCGGTGGTGGACCTGGCGCCGTTCTTCGCCGGGGACGGTGCCCACGACAACAGCGCGCGCGCCCGGGCCATCGAGGCCGTGCGCCAGGCGGGCCAAGCGACCGGGTTCTTCCGCGCGGTGAACCACGGCGTGCCGCGCGAGCTCATGGCACGCGCTTTGGAGCTATCGGCAGCGTTCTTCGCGCTCCCGGACGAGGAGAAGGCCAAGGTGCGGCCCGCCGAGGCCTCCAACGCGCCGCTACCGGTGGGGTACGCGCGGCAGCCGGCGCACTCCGCCGACAAGAACGAGTACCTCCTCCTCTTCAACCCCAAGCTCGGGCTCAACCACTACCCCGCCGAACCGGCCGGACTCAGGGGCGCGCTGGAGGAGTGCTTCGCCAAGCTCGCCGACCTGGGGCTGCTCATCCAGGACATCCTGAACGAGTGCATGGGCCTGCCACGAGGCTTCCTTGCAGAGTACAACGCCGACCGTGACTTCGACTTTCTCACGGCGCTGCGATACTTCCCGGCGACAGCCGACGAGAACAACGGCAGCAGCGCGCACGAGGACGCCAACTGCATCACCTTCGTACTGCAGGACGACGTCGGGGGCCTGGAGGTGCTCGGCGTCGACGGCCGCTGGGTCCCCGCGGAACCCGTGGATGGCACCATCGTCGTCAATGTGGGCGACGTTCTGCAGGTGCTGAGCAACAAGAAGTTCAAGAGCGCCACGCACAGGGTGGTGAGGAGGCCGGaggcgcaccgccactccatcgtcTTTTTCCTCAACCTCCACGGCGACAAGTGGGTCGAGCCGCTGCCGGAGTTCGCGGCAGACGTCGGCGAGCCGCCGCGGTACAGAGGATTCCGATACAACGAGTACATGCAGCTGCGCATGAGGAACAAGTCCCACCCGCCGTCCAGGCCTGAGGACGTCGTCCACATCACCCATTACGAGATCTAG